The Oceanispirochaeta sp. M1 sequence GAGAAAGAAATTCTCAGGTACATACTTAATGGATATACTAATGATGAAATTGCTGAGGGTCTTTCTATCTCAATAAGAACAATAAATACACATCTCTACAATCTATATAGAAAACTGGAGGTCCATTCACGTGTTGAGATTTTTTCTCTTCTGAATAATTCATTTTAACTTGGAATCAGCTGCCGGTTGATAGGCGGTTGACTACCTTTTATAGTCGAATTTTCCAGATGCCCGTCACCGGCACAATTATAAAGGCTGAACTTTTCTTTTGAAGAGTTCAGCCTTTATTTTTGCTAAATCAAAATAATGCAATCCAGAATATTTATTCATTTTTATGAGGGGATTTGTTTATGATTCTCCAGTTTCTGACAATAAATTGCAAAGAATGACAGGAATGTACCAATTTCTAAGACTCTAAACTTCCAAAAACAGGATTAGGCTGAATGAATGAAAAATCCTGGAGGAAGGACATTGAACAAAAAGAAGAGCGCTTCAACAGTAATAGAAAGTGCTATAAGAAAATTTCTAAATCGGCAGGAAAGCAGTATCATAATGGCTTTAGCCGTTTATATAGTTTTCGTTTCCTGTATTAACAGTAATTTTATTTCCAGCGGGAATATATTTAATATTCTCCGTTCATCAGGTTTTGCTCTCATTGCCATTCCTGGAATGACACTCATTCTTATTACAGCAGGGCTGGATCTCTCAGTCGGTTCTGTACTGGCTTTGGGAGGGGTCGTTTCGGGAATGGTTGCACAGTCGGGTGCTCCTGTTCCTGTTGCAATTCTTTCGGGTGTCCTGGTGGGTGCTGCTATCGGCTGTATCAATGGTTATATCATCGTTAAAGTCGGAATACCGCCGCTTATCGTTACCCTGGGAATGCAATATGCAGCAAGAGGTCTGGTTTCCGTCATAACCAGAGGTGTTCCGGTTTACCCTCTCCCCAAGAATTTTACAGCCATTGAACAGGTTAAACTTTTTGGTGTTATTCCCACGGTTGTTATTGTAGCCATCTCCATTGCGATCCTCTTTCATGTGGTTTTAACTCATACTCCATTCGGACGCGCTGTGTATGCCGTCGGAGGAAATGAAGAGGCCGCCAGGATATCCGGAATCAATACCGGGAAAACAAAATTTTATGTTTATCTGATTACTTCTGCGTTGGCTGGTCTGGCTGGTGTCTTTATGGCTGCCCGTCTCGGTTCAGGAGAGGCAGCTGCAGGGACTGGATATGAGCTGACTGTTATCTGTGGGTCAATTATCGGAGGAACATCAGTTCTGGGTGGAACAGGTACGATACTGGGTGCCATTCTAGGCGGTCTGTTTATGGAAATACTGACAAACTCTCTTACTCTGATGCGCATATCAGTGTATTGGCAGCAACTGGTAGTAGGAACAATTCTTATCCTCGCGGTAATGCTTGATCAGTATAAGAGAAACCTGATGCTGAAACGCTCCATCCGATCCACCGGAGTTACTAATAAACAGGAGGGACTGA is a genomic window containing:
- a CDS encoding ABC transporter permease, with the protein product MNKKKSASTVIESAIRKFLNRQESSIIMALAVYIVFVSCINSNFISSGNIFNILRSSGFALIAIPGMTLILITAGLDLSVGSVLALGGVVSGMVAQSGAPVPVAILSGVLVGAAIGCINGYIIVKVGIPPLIVTLGMQYAARGLVSVITRGVPVYPLPKNFTAIEQVKLFGVIPTVVIVAISIAILFHVVLTHTPFGRAVYAVGGNEEAARISGINTGKTKFYVYLITSALAGLAGVFMAARLGSGEAAAGTGYELTVICGSIIGGTSVLGGTGTILGAILGGLFMEILTNSLTLMRISVYWQQLVVGTILILAVMLDQYKRNLMLKRSIRSTGVTNKQEGLSYAAKTDSSLG